The Sphingomonas alpina genome has a segment encoding these proteins:
- a CDS encoding CHASE2 domain-containing protein — protein sequence MGKGEMAGMPLRKLLRGKGVLVLPGVAALLLVALLQFIGLAPLDRVGLLLFDSYQRATPRPSEDAPVRIVDIDDETIRRLGQWPWPRTDVARLTRILTDAGASAIAFDIVFSESDRTSPTRLAERLQRDNSAPAVLAALRSLPDNDAAFAQTIAMSPVTLGYFLTRSGKGPTVEPKAGMAVAGSQPDAGVTRYSNAIQPIAPLRDAARGLGFVSLVGDSDGILRKAPLIASQNGQLLPSLAVEALRTAQGAGSVMVKSSDASGELGGSGAAVVSLKIGQFEIPTTPAGELWMHYTPPRPDRIVPAWKILSGALTQAELEKKFAGRIIFVGAGAVGLRDLVSTPMQDHDLGVMVHAQAVEQMILGQFVTKPDWAVGLERALLLVLGLSMALLLPRLGATRGAMLGLVLVGAMLAGSWFAYSRQHYLLDPTYPVLALVLVYICSTGFTYYREEQQRAYIHHAFDRYLSPTLVKRIVDDPGQLELGGEEREMTVLFCDIRSFSRISETLTPKQIIRFLIAFLTPMCDILLDRKATIDKFIGDAILAFWNAPLDDPDQYANAARGALAMVARLEQLNIDMPTQGTEPWPGTVNIGIGLNAGPCCVGNMGSAQRLSYSLIGDTVNLASRIEGLTKYYGVRIAMGEALQQHLPDFAIVTLDRVRVVGRDAPETVFALLGDEALATTPDYRAFADRHARMIEAYWAQDWAMAAGMLDVGAADAAVHGLAQHYCLMRERVGRFQADPPSGNWDGVFEATEK from the coding sequence ATGGGGAAGGGCGAAATGGCGGGCATGCCGTTGCGGAAACTGCTGCGCGGCAAGGGCGTGCTGGTACTGCCCGGCGTCGCCGCGCTGCTGCTCGTCGCGCTCTTGCAATTTATCGGCCTCGCGCCGCTCGACCGGGTCGGCCTGTTGTTGTTCGACAGCTATCAGCGCGCCACACCGCGGCCTTCTGAGGATGCGCCGGTCAGGATCGTCGATATCGATGACGAGACGATCCGCCGCCTTGGCCAATGGCCCTGGCCGCGCACCGATGTCGCGCGCCTGACCCGGATCCTGACTGATGCCGGCGCTTCGGCGATTGCCTTCGATATCGTCTTTTCGGAAAGCGACCGGACCTCGCCGACGCGCTTGGCCGAGCGGTTGCAGCGCGACAACAGCGCGCCCGCGGTCCTTGCGGCGCTGCGCTCGCTTCCGGACAATGACGCTGCCTTTGCGCAGACCATCGCCATGTCGCCGGTCACGCTCGGCTATTTCCTGACGCGCAGCGGCAAGGGGCCGACAGTCGAACCCAAGGCCGGGATGGCGGTCGCCGGGTCGCAACCCGATGCCGGCGTCACCCGTTACAGCAATGCGATCCAGCCGATCGCCCCGCTGCGCGATGCCGCGAGGGGGCTCGGTTTTGTCAGCCTGGTCGGCGACAGCGACGGCATCCTGCGCAAGGCCCCGCTGATCGCGTCGCAGAACGGGCAGTTGCTTCCCTCGCTTGCGGTCGAGGCGCTGCGCACCGCACAAGGGGCCGGGTCGGTGATGGTCAAGTCGAGCGACGCCAGCGGCGAACTCGGCGGCTCGGGCGCGGCGGTCGTTTCGCTCAAGATCGGCCAGTTCGAGATACCGACTACCCCGGCTGGCGAATTGTGGATGCACTATACACCGCCGCGCCCCGACCGCATCGTGCCGGCTTGGAAAATCCTCTCTGGTGCACTGACTCAGGCGGAGCTGGAGAAGAAATTCGCTGGCCGGATCATCTTTGTCGGCGCGGGAGCGGTCGGCCTGCGCGATCTCGTCTCGACCCCGATGCAGGATCACGACCTTGGCGTGATGGTCCATGCCCAGGCGGTCGAGCAGATGATCCTCGGCCAGTTCGTCACCAAGCCTGACTGGGCGGTCGGCCTCGAGCGCGCCCTTCTATTGGTTCTCGGCCTGTCGATGGCGCTGTTGCTGCCGCGCCTCGGCGCGACGCGGGGCGCGATGCTTGGGCTGGTGCTGGTCGGCGCCATGCTGGCCGGCAGCTGGTTCGCCTATTCGCGCCAGCATTACCTGCTTGATCCGACCTATCCGGTGCTCGCGCTGGTCCTCGTCTATATCTGCAGCACCGGCTTTACCTATTACCGTGAGGAACAGCAGCGCGCCTATATTCATCACGCGTTCGATCGCTATCTCTCGCCGACGCTGGTCAAGCGCATCGTCGATGATCCCGGCCAGCTCGAGCTGGGCGGCGAAGAGCGCGAGATGACCGTGCTGTTCTGCGACATTCGCAGTTTCTCGCGCATCTCGGAAACGCTCACCCCCAAGCAGATCATCCGCTTCCTGATCGCGTTCCTGACCCCGATGTGCGACATCCTGCTCGACCGCAAGGCGACGATCGACAAGTTCATCGGTGACGCGATCCTCGCCTTCTGGAACGCCCCGCTCGACGACCCGGACCAATATGCCAATGCGGCGCGCGGCGCGCTGGCGATGGTCGCGCGGCTCGAACAGCTCAATATCGACATGCCAACGCAAGGCACTGAGCCCTGGCCGGGCACAGTCAATATCGGCATCGGCCTCAACGCCGGGCCATGCTGTGTCGGCAATATGGGATCGGCGCAGCGCCTGTCCTATTCGCTGATCGGCGATACGGTGAACCTCGCATCGCGGATCGAGGGGCTGACCAAATATTATGGCGTGCGCATTGCGATGGGGGAGGCGTTGCAGCAGCATCTTCCCGACTTCGCGATCGTGACGCTGGACCGGGTGCGGGTGGTCGGCCGCGACGCGCCGGAGACGGTGTTCGCACTGCTTGGCGACGAGGCGCTGGCGACGACGCCGGACTATCGGGCCTTTGCCGATCGGCATGCGCGGATGATCGAGGCATATTGGGCGCAGGATTGGGCGATGGCGGCCGGGATGCTCGATGTCGGCGCTGCTGACGCCGCGGTTCATGGGCTGGCGCAACATTATTGTTTGATGCGGGAGCGGGTCGGGCGGTTCCAGGCCGATCCACCTTCGGGGAATTGGGATGGGGTGTTCGAGGCGACCGAGAAATAG
- the map gene encoding type I methionyl aminopeptidase, producing the protein MTKQPQELALLAESGRLLASVFELLDRTSLAGVSTLEINDMVERFIVHDLQSRPASKGQYGYGFVLNSSVNDVVCHGVPSRSGVLQDGDIVNFDITLEKNGYIADSSKTYLVGAVNPAARKLVQTTYEAMWMGIRAVRPGARLGDIGWAIERHAKRNGYSVVREYCGHGIGREMHEEPQVLHFGKPGTGLPLREGMVFTIEPMVNRGRRSVRAEADGWTVVTRDGSLSAQFEHTVAVTASGVSVLTLRPDERGMMGRMKIVA; encoded by the coding sequence ATGACGAAGCAGCCTCAGGAACTGGCGTTGCTGGCCGAATCCGGCCGGCTACTGGCGTCCGTATTCGAACTGCTGGATCGAACCTCGCTCGCCGGCGTGTCGACGCTTGAGATCAATGACATGGTCGAGCGTTTCATCGTTCACGACCTCCAGTCCCGGCCCGCGAGCAAGGGTCAATATGGCTATGGTTTTGTGCTGAATTCTTCAGTGAACGATGTGGTCTGTCACGGCGTCCCATCACGATCGGGCGTGCTGCAGGACGGCGACATCGTCAATTTCGACATCACGCTCGAGAAGAATGGCTATATTGCGGATTCCAGCAAGACCTACCTGGTTGGTGCGGTAAATCCAGCCGCCAGGAAGCTGGTCCAGACCACGTACGAAGCCATGTGGATGGGCATCCGGGCGGTTCGGCCGGGCGCGCGGCTTGGGGACATCGGCTGGGCGATCGAACGACATGCCAAGCGAAACGGCTATTCCGTGGTACGTGAATATTGTGGCCATGGCATCGGCCGGGAAATGCATGAGGAGCCGCAGGTCCTGCATTTCGGAAAGCCGGGCACTGGCCTCCCCCTGCGTGAGGGCATGGTCTTCACGATCGAGCCGATGGTCAATCGAGGCAGACGGAGCGTGAGAGCCGAGGCTGACGGCTGGACCGTCGTGACGAGAGACGGATCGCTTTCCGCACAATTCGAACACACGGTTGCCGTCACGGCTTCCGGCGTGTCGGTGCTGACGCTCCGTCCCGACGAACGAGGCATGATGGGCAGGATGAAGATTGTAGCCTGA
- a CDS encoding ParD-like family protein, whose amino-acid sequence MGIVNIEDDLHEQLRRVSKVSCRSINAQAAYWIKVGMLCETNPALNFTEIIGRELSSAGVSVQSPAFGDT is encoded by the coding sequence ATGGGCATCGTGAACATCGAGGATGATTTGCACGAACAGCTGCGCCGCGTGAGCAAAGTATCGTGTCGTTCGATCAACGCGCAGGCCGCCTATTGGATCAAGGTCGGCATGCTATGCGAGACCAATCCGGCGCTCAATTTCACTGAGATCATCGGGCGCGAACTCAGTTCCGCAGGCGTTTCGGTTCAGTCGCCGGCGTTCGGCGACACATGA
- a CDS encoding sensor histidine kinase, giving the protein MEFFTPLPHEAAASSLGMALVFSSATPLLLLDAHLVVKAASGSFCAAFGLDPDMVVGAELVALGTGEWGLPQLRSLLRATVSGNAAIKAYELDLVRLGQPTRTLILNAHKLDYLGSDEVRIALAVLDVTDMRLAEKLKDDVVREKQVLLQELQHRVANSLQIIASVLMQSARKVQSDEARSHLNDAHHRVMSIATLQRQLAATKSGDVVLLPYFADLCDSIGASMIYDHDLLTLTAIVDDSITTSEVSVSLGLIVTELVINALKHAFPERERSGKITVEYWSRPTGWRLTVEDNGVGMPGDHITRKPGLGTGIVDALSKQLNATVTITGLSPGTRVAIIHHEGASTALLA; this is encoded by the coding sequence GTGGAATTTTTTACGCCCCTACCTCACGAAGCGGCCGCCAGCAGCCTCGGCATGGCGCTGGTCTTTTCGTCGGCCACACCCCTGCTCCTCCTCGACGCGCATCTGGTCGTCAAAGCCGCGAGCGGCTCGTTTTGCGCTGCCTTCGGCCTCGACCCCGATATGGTGGTGGGCGCTGAACTGGTCGCACTGGGAACCGGGGAGTGGGGCCTGCCGCAGCTTCGCTCGCTCCTTCGCGCAACCGTTTCCGGCAACGCGGCGATCAAGGCGTATGAACTGGATCTGGTTCGTCTGGGCCAGCCGACACGAACGTTGATCTTGAACGCCCATAAACTCGATTATCTCGGATCCGACGAGGTCCGGATCGCCCTGGCGGTCCTGGATGTGACGGACATGCGCCTCGCGGAAAAACTCAAGGATGATGTCGTTCGCGAAAAGCAGGTCCTGTTGCAGGAGCTTCAGCACCGCGTGGCGAACAGCCTCCAGATTATCGCCAGCGTCCTCATGCAAAGCGCGCGCAAAGTGCAGTCGGATGAGGCCCGCAGCCATCTCAATGATGCCCATCACCGTGTGATGTCCATCGCAACGCTGCAGCGTCAGCTCGCGGCGACCAAGTCGGGCGACGTGGTGCTGCTGCCCTACTTCGCCGACCTTTGCGACAGTATCGGCGCGTCGATGATCTACGATCATGATCTGTTGACCCTTACCGCGATCGTCGATGACAGCATCACCACGTCGGAGGTGTCGGTCAGTCTCGGCCTGATCGTGACCGAACTGGTCATCAACGCGCTGAAACACGCTTTCCCCGAACGTGAAAGATCGGGGAAAATTACGGTCGAATATTGGTCGCGGCCGACGGGGTGGCGGCTGACGGTCGAAGACAATGGTGTCGGCATGCCGGGGGATCACATCACGCGAAAACCCGGCCTTGGTACCGGCATCGTTGACGCGCTGTCCAAACAGCTGAACGCAACGGTAACGATCACCGGCTTGAGCCCAGGAACGAGAGTGGCGATTATTCACCATGAAGGTGCATCAACGGCACTTTTAGCCTGA
- a CDS encoding response regulator transcription factor: MPDPAAPLLLYVEDEPLIQNLVVIDLEEAGFNLVVADNGEQALQLLAAHGAELRGLITDVNLGAGPDGWEVARAARQSIGGLPVVYVSAASDHDWTSQGVPGSTMIAKPFAGSQLVVAISSLLVVSDQPS, encoded by the coding sequence ATGCCCGATCCGGCAGCGCCACTCCTGTTGTATGTCGAAGACGAGCCACTGATTCAGAACCTCGTGGTCATCGACCTTGAGGAGGCGGGTTTCAACCTGGTGGTCGCCGACAATGGCGAACAGGCTTTGCAATTGCTTGCCGCGCATGGCGCCGAGCTGCGCGGCCTGATTACCGATGTGAACCTGGGCGCGGGCCCGGATGGCTGGGAAGTCGCCAGAGCTGCACGCCAGTCGATCGGTGGCTTGCCGGTGGTCTATGTCAGCGCGGCGAGTGATCATGACTGGACATCGCAAGGTGTGCCGGGCAGCACGATGATTGCCAAGCCGTTCGCGGGCTCCCAGTTGGTGGTTGCCATTTCTTCGCTTTTGGTCGTCTCGGATCAGCCGAGCTGA
- a CDS encoding class I SAM-dependent methyltransferase gives MALDRAAFYDAELQRYQQHFRAALNVGLQDRILDIGCGAGKSTREAARAAAEGSAFGVDVSEDMLDVARRRSAEAGLRNISFDLGDAQVHDFPAAHFDLCISRFGTMFFADPVAAFANIGRAMRRGARLVMMVWQDRERNEWAVAIQQALALAGEPSTTASPAFSLADRAVTSRILSAAGFAAIDFADIHEPVFYGPNVDAAYEAVAGLFLSKDKLAGTSPAADEVHQRLRTLLKARFTVDGVLFDSRAWIVTAHRA, from the coding sequence ATGGCCCTGGATCGCGCAGCCTTTTACGATGCCGAACTGCAACGGTATCAGCAGCATTTCCGCGCCGCGCTCAACGTCGGGCTGCAGGACCGCATACTCGATATCGGCTGCGGCGCAGGAAAATCCACTCGGGAAGCGGCCCGCGCCGCGGCGGAGGGAAGCGCGTTCGGCGTGGATGTATCGGAAGACATGCTCGACGTCGCGCGCCGGCGCAGTGCGGAAGCGGGGCTCCGCAACATCAGCTTCGACCTCGGCGATGCGCAGGTTCATGACTTTCCGGCCGCCCATTTCGACCTGTGCATCAGTCGTTTCGGAACGATGTTCTTCGCCGACCCGGTTGCCGCCTTTGCCAATATCGGCCGGGCGATGCGCCGCGGCGCTCGCCTCGTGATGATGGTGTGGCAGGACCGCGAGCGCAATGAATGGGCGGTCGCCATCCAGCAGGCGCTGGCGCTGGCCGGAGAGCCTTCGACAACGGCGAGTCCCGCATTCTCGCTTGCCGATCGCGCGGTCACGTCGCGCATCCTGAGCGCGGCAGGCTTTGCCGCAATCGACTTTGCCGACATCCACGAACCGGTCTTCTATGGGCCGAATGTCGATGCCGCGTATGAGGCTGTGGCCGGGCTGTTCCTGTCAAAGGATAAGCTGGCCGGTACGAGCCCGGCGGCCGACGAGGTGCACCAGCGATTGCGCACCTTGCTGAAGGCGCGTTTTACCGTCGACGGCGTGCTGTTCGATTCGCGCGCCTGGATCGTGACTGCGCATAGAGCATAG
- a CDS encoding glutathione S-transferase N-terminal domain-containing protein, producing the protein MKLFFAPEFSSLADHIALLETETAFEIAEVDLESKRLGDGSNYLEVNPKGLVPALLFDDGAVLTENVAILAWSADRASHLMPPGELGRYRLLEMLSFIASEIHKRFPIYFSLPEDAREAIGDDIVRWFGFLGPRLDYGYLFGEAFSAADAYLFVMARGALAMELPLGEPYPDYVARIEARPAVQAALRRERAPGKAQ; encoded by the coding sequence ATGAAACTGTTCTTTGCTCCAGAATTCAGCAGCCTTGCCGACCATATCGCGCTGCTGGAGACCGAAACCGCGTTCGAGATCGCTGAGGTCGACCTCGAGTCGAAGCGGCTCGGCGACGGCAGCAATTATCTCGAGGTCAATCCCAAGGGACTGGTGCCGGCGCTGCTGTTCGACGACGGCGCGGTGTTGACGGAGAATGTGGCGATCCTCGCCTGGAGTGCCGACCGTGCTTCGCATCTCATGCCACCGGGGGAACTCGGCCGCTACCGGCTGCTGGAGATGCTGAGCTTCATTGCCAGCGAGATCCACAAGCGATTCCCGATCTATTTCTCGCTTCCCGAGGATGCACGGGAGGCGATCGGCGACGACATTGTGCGATGGTTCGGCTTTCTCGGCCCGCGCCTCGATTACGGCTATCTGTTCGGCGAGGCGTTCAGCGCGGCGGACGCCTATCTGTTCGTGATGGCGCGCGGTGCGCTCGCGATGGAATTACCCCTGGGCGAGCCATATCCAGACTATGTCGCGCGCATCGAAGCACGACCCGCCGTGCAGGCAGCACTGCGCCGTGAGCGGGCACCAGGAAAGGCACAATGA
- a CDS encoding MFS transporter has protein sequence MRKLLPLAGSIAVIGANSLALSPIAGTVARSFVGVDAPGVMNAAILYGLATAASALALAPAIDRIGHRTALIHSLVALTAALTLSAFAPNLLVFCLAQALAGLAAGCALPAIYALSALVAEKGRESETLGWVLTGWTVSLVLGVSLSAIVADFAHWRFVFAGLALAAGWLAAKVGRGPDLAFPAPSPVALAGTNSPLTALRVRGVAPALLVVATYMTAFYGLYAYLGLHLTGVLHLSTAAAGLAPAAYGIGFGVAAFADRLLDRYGPNIAAPVAFVGLGLVYCALAAASDHAAVLIFLCLAWGVANHIGLNLIVGRLTALDAGRRGAILGLYSAVTYLAVSAGAFFYRPWFEQFGFAGCALASACCIAPALALSLHGRQKSPSLTRRNGG, from the coding sequence ATGCGCAAGCTTCTCCCGCTGGCCGGATCGATTGCGGTGATCGGCGCAAACTCGCTGGCGCTGAGTCCGATCGCCGGCACAGTCGCGCGCTCTTTCGTCGGTGTGGACGCGCCGGGCGTGATGAACGCCGCCATCCTCTATGGGCTTGCGACAGCCGCCAGTGCTCTGGCGCTCGCCCCTGCAATCGATCGGATCGGCCACCGGACGGCGCTCATCCATTCTCTGGTCGCCCTGACAGCGGCGCTCACCCTGTCGGCCTTCGCGCCGAACCTGCTGGTGTTCTGCCTTGCCCAGGCGCTGGCCGGCCTGGCTGCCGGGTGTGCGCTGCCGGCGATCTATGCGCTGTCGGCGCTGGTCGCCGAGAAAGGGCGCGAAAGCGAGACACTGGGATGGGTGCTTACGGGATGGACCGTCAGCCTCGTGCTCGGCGTCAGCCTGTCGGCCATTGTCGCCGATTTCGCTCATTGGCGCTTCGTGTTCGCAGGACTCGCACTCGCGGCGGGCTGGCTGGCAGCGAAGGTGGGTCGCGGCCCGGACCTGGCATTCCCGGCGCCTTCCCCGGTTGCTCTGGCGGGCACGAATTCACCGCTGACCGCGCTCCGCGTGCGCGGCGTTGCGCCGGCACTACTGGTTGTCGCCACCTACATGACCGCTTTTTATGGCCTTTACGCCTATCTTGGCCTGCATCTCACAGGAGTCCTGCACCTCTCGACGGCGGCCGCCGGGCTCGCGCCCGCAGCTTATGGCATCGGCTTCGGGGTCGCGGCGTTCGCGGATCGCTTGCTGGACCGCTATGGTCCAAATATTGCCGCCCCGGTCGCGTTCGTGGGTCTCGGGTTGGTCTATTGCGCGCTGGCCGCGGCTTCGGACCATGCCGCGGTCCTCATTTTCCTTTGCCTGGCATGGGGTGTCGCCAACCATATCGGCCTGAACCTGATTGTCGGTCGGCTAACCGCGCTTGATGCTGGCCGGCGCGGTGCGATTCTGGGCCTTTACAGTGCCGTCACCTATCTCGCCGTTTCTGCTGGAGCATTCTTCTACCGGCCATGGTTCGAGCAGTTCGGCTTTGCCGGCTGCGCGCTCGCATCCGCCTGCTGCATCGCGCCGGCGCTCGCGCTGTCGTTGCACGGTCGGCAAAAATCCCCCTCGCTCACTCGCAGGAATGGAGGTTGA
- a CDS encoding Lrp/AsnC family transcriptional regulator, protein MKRTNDIQERVIMPNAEKTDRIRQVPTIVRPLDTFDRRILGALATNADVSYVELGQMVGLSAPSVHDRVKKLRASGCLRRTVAVLDAAAIGKPFLAFVHVDNTGWCKTEELMAMADLPEVEEIHSVAGDTGMLLKVRCASSLALEALLARLYAMPSIRSTRSYVVLSTYLERTSQAGITDFADTGELHPV, encoded by the coding sequence TTGAAACGCACGAATGACATTCAGGAAAGGGTGATTATGCCGAACGCCGAAAAAACAGATCGCATTCGGCAAGTGCCGACAATCGTACGGCCACTCGATACTTTTGACCGAAGAATATTAGGCGCACTCGCTACGAATGCGGACGTCAGCTATGTCGAGCTCGGCCAGATGGTCGGCTTGTCTGCACCCTCGGTTCACGACCGCGTGAAGAAACTGCGCGCGTCGGGGTGCCTGCGCCGCACGGTCGCGGTGCTCGACGCCGCCGCAATCGGTAAGCCATTTCTGGCCTTCGTCCATGTCGACAACACTGGCTGGTGCAAAACCGAGGAATTGATGGCGATGGCCGATCTGCCCGAAGTGGAAGAAATCCACTCGGTCGCCGGCGACACAGGGATGCTGCTCAAGGTCCGTTGCGCCTCGAGCCTGGCATTGGAGGCTTTGCTCGCAAGGCTCTATGCGATGCCGAGCATCAGGAGCACCCGCAGCTATGTTGTCCTGTCAACATATCTGGAACGCACCTCGCAGGCCGGCATCACCGATTTCGCGGACACGGGGGAACTTCACCCTGTCTGA
- a CDS encoding tetratricopeptide repeat protein, with the protein MDQTSNSSRTGKLIMGFAAIVLIVSIGYASLRGRNDAARPLTDPVPMVADKPGSLAMLRDQARASPDNAEAWHAFGAAAFEQQQFAEAVTAYEHATALARERADLWSALGEARVMNSPTDPMPAVAVSAFEKAMAIDAKDPRGRYFLAVKRDLSGDHKGAIDDWLALLRDTPAGAPWESDLRRTIVQVGKINGVDVESRLAAISSADAHAGLGVTSTANAPIPGPSAAEIRAAAALPPSEQNNMARGMVASLEGKLKANPANIDGWVMLMRSRMMLNEPAGAMAARKAAIAANPGAKARIESEAGALGVPAG; encoded by the coding sequence ATGGATCAGACCAGCAATTCTTCGCGAACCGGCAAGCTGATCATGGGCTTTGCGGCAATCGTCTTGATCGTATCGATCGGCTACGCCTCGTTGCGCGGCAGGAACGATGCGGCAAGGCCCCTCACCGACCCGGTGCCGATGGTTGCGGACAAGCCAGGCAGTCTCGCCATGTTGCGCGACCAGGCGCGGGCATCGCCCGACAATGCCGAGGCCTGGCACGCGTTCGGCGCGGCAGCGTTCGAGCAGCAGCAATTCGCCGAAGCCGTGACTGCCTATGAACATGCTACCGCCCTCGCGCGGGAGCGTGCCGATCTCTGGTCCGCGCTGGGTGAGGCGCGCGTGATGAACAGCCCGACCGACCCGATGCCGGCCGTGGCCGTCAGCGCGTTCGAAAAGGCGATGGCGATTGATGCGAAGGATCCGCGCGGCCGGTACTTCCTGGCAGTGAAGCGCGACCTGTCGGGCGATCACAAGGGCGCGATCGACGACTGGCTCGCGCTGTTGCGCGATACGCCGGCGGGTGCGCCATGGGAAAGCGACCTGCGCCGCACTATCGTACAGGTCGGCAAGATCAACGGCGTGGACGTCGAGTCTCGACTCGCCGCGATCAGCTCGGCCGACGCGCATGCGGGGCTCGGCGTGACATCGACCGCCAATGCCCCGATCCCCGGCCCCTCGGCCGCGGAGATCCGCGCCGCCGCCGCGTTGCCGCCGAGCGAGCAGAACAATATGGCCCGCGGCATGGTTGCGAGCCTGGAAGGCAAGCTGAAGGCCAACCCCGCCAATATCGATGGCTGGGTGATGCTGATGCGCAGCCGGATGATGCTCAACGAACCCGCCGGCGCCATGGCGGCGCGCAAGGCGGCGATCGCGGCCAACCCGGGAGCCAAGGCCCGGATCGAGAGCGAGGCGGGCGCATTGGGCGTGCCGGCGGGATAA